The region GCATGTatgcatttttttcatcgtcAAAAATGACGTAAACctatattcaaaaattttcattgaagaaCAAATTGCCATCCCAGGATAACCAGATTTCACATAAATTTCACCAAGAAGCCCAGAAAGAACGCTGCCACAAGTGAAATGGATCCATTTTTAAATCGCTAGGACTGCATGGATGATGATTTTACAGTATATAGGGCCTCGGCAATCAACTAGAAGGCGATGGGTCATACCTTAGAATAAGATTAAAAATTTTGTAgcatattttcgtttttgtatATAACGTATGTCCACTATTCATAATTAGCGATTAGATCCTTCCTGTAGAAGGGAACAACGCATACGCCACTGTCttttgatattcgaaattaCGGTCAAACCTGCTAATATGTACCTTATATAAACATAATGTACATACGTATATAACTTTCCACACAAAATCATGTTCCAAGAACAATAAAACGAAACGCTTCAAGACGCACAGACGCTACTATTCTATACACCGGAATTTCTTAAATACAATCTATATATAGCGTAAACAGCAAAACCAGTACTGCCTGGGCGCGGTATCGGGGATCAGTACTtcagaatatttgatttttgtccGTTCTGTGAACTATTATTACCTATTCGAACGATGGAGTCGAACTGGGAAAGAAACCTTAATCTGCCGAAACCATGGAGAAGGTACGTAATAAATGTTGAGAAGTACTATAAGATTTTCCCAGTTAATTAGGGAATAGTTACGTCGTCTCGGTTTGTGTCTCCTCCCACAAACGCCATAAGAGAGATAATATTTACGTTCAAGATGAGTGAAAATGTCATTAATGTAAGACTACTTCGGGAGAGTAAAGTGTTTGGTATGACGGCCGATTCAGGCCACAAAATTTCcattaaaagaaaattgtttGAAGAAAGAACCCAATCTGCTAAAAACAACTTAGTTGATTGATTTCAGCacctaatgaaaatatctgttttaaaaaacaacttttacCTAAAAGATGGTCCGAGTAAATTAGGGAATAATTACACAGATGGCGCACTTGATGACAACaactgtttttatttcaaacaatttcTCTCTTTATCAATTGGAAATTTTGTGGCCGGGTCAGCCGTATTTCGGCCTCTCTAGTCTCTTCTGAGCCCTTCCGAAACGAAATATGTGAACTAATGGTTAAAGGGCAACATGGCTCaacgtttgaaaatttgacacatttttgttttttagttGCACGAAGAAACAAATGATCGGTTTATTGGTGTTCATGGCGGTGATCATCGCGTTGTGGCTGGGGCTGATTCTCGGGGTAATCATGAAGTTGAATAAAGGCGAGAAGCGTGTGGAAATAAAGCCTCCGCCGCCTCTTCCGCATTGCGCCGGTCAAGCCAAAATTTACAACTACGCCGCTGTGAGCTCCGAAGTGAAACACTGCAGCGATATCGGCAGGTAAAGAATATCGagtcaggggcggatccaggggccgctgttttttgaaaatatatatcttaAGTTTATTTGCCGTTAAAGCTGAGCGGCCGGTTGTAGAAAGCTCCATAACAAACTAAATCACATCCACTGGAGTAGGTGGGGGACTGATCAGTTtagaaaattatatatatatatatatatatatatatatatatatatatatatatatatatatatatatatatatatatatatatatatatatatatatatatatatatatatatatatatatatatatatttgaaatttcaggATAAAGAGgcataatatagaaatactgcTGAGGGTAAGGGAATTATCCGCAACAAATGAGGGGGTCTGGGAGGTCCTCCCGAGATAATTTCTACTGCTTTTTGGTGCAATTTCCAAGCAATAAATGAAATCCTGGTGCAAATTTCTTTCTAGAAAATTTACTGCATTGAAGTGTTGTTTCCAGGCAATAGAGATGAAATCCTGAATATGGTAggccagggtccagttccacagttccgagttaagatttaactctgagttgaacTATCTCTGAGTTGATTCCGCCTATGGCtggtgaggatccaccaggtccGCTACTTGTTTACTCGGTCTTCCGCATTCAATTTCtctatatttcagttatttaacttctcttttaaaagtgaatgaactttttctgaaattcttttgaatcaattatcaatgaaaCTTTACCAATCACTGAGAGTAGAAAAGTGAAATTTATGGGATCCTGTGATAATCATTAACACAGGATCCCATTTAGAATTTCTGTACAAATTTCGTTGCAATTTGGCATATCATTTCTCGTGATACACTCGGATTGGTATCTAGGATGAAATGTAGCAAGATTTTTACCATTCATAGAATTAGAGAATTTTGGAAACAATCCTGTATCGTTGTCCGAATGCACAGTAGCGAATGCACACGAGGTGGAATTTCGCTTGCCACAAGCGCAATCTTCGATTGCCAAATTGGAACGTAGATTCCTCAAATTAAGAATCGACAAATTGACATGGATGTAAAAAAAAGGCATAGAATACCAGAAGCTTTCCCAATGACAAATATGATAATCTTTCAGTGCCAATAATTTCGATGATGGCTCAAACCTAGATATAGCCTGTTATTAGAAGAATAATTCAATACtcaatattaaaatcataatcTTCAATATTACTATGAAGTCGATACAATATAAACCGCACGTCTGTATGATGTTATTattcatggtaacaaaatatagatCTGGCCGATTCGGAGATGTTAATTTTCAAGTCTTTTAACTAATTCCTGCTCGTCAAAGATAATGTCATTCATGGACTGGGCTTGAATGAATGATCCATTTACTAATAACATGTTCAatattataaacataatttctttGGATATAACCTCGTAGATAAAAAGGTACATATATAAGAAGGACAAACCCAAGCCCTAGGGGCTGAGCCTGATAGGGGGATTGCCCTGGGCTTCGAGTAATTTCGAGTAAATTCCTGCTCGTCATAGATAATGTCATTCATGGACTGGGcttgaatgaatgatttatttacttgtaatatgtacaagattataaacataatttctaTGGATATAATTTCATAAGTACATATATAACAAGGACTACCCCAAGCCCTAGGAGCTGAGCCTGATATGGGCATTACCCTGGGGTTCGAGTAATTTCATATCTATCGATGTTTCAGAGATTTCCTGGCAACTAAATACGCCTCGGCAATCGACGCTGCGATCGCGACGCAACTTTGTGTCGgggttttgaattttcagagaTCAGGAATCGGTGGAAATATGATGATGACCTACTACAGCAAGTacgtaaaatgaatatttaggTTCGGTGGATAGTCTTCGCGTGAAACGACGCCGAAAAACAAGCCATTTCCAGACTATCTTTCGCACGGTCTTTTAATAAacgtgaatattttttcaaataggaAGGAAAATAAAGTCTACACGCTGAATGCCATGggaatggcgcctggaaatgTGAAGAATAAGACAAATTTCGAtggtaaattgataaattccaGTCGGGCAGAATTAGAAGACTTTACGATCCGATTTGCAATTAGTTAAAATACATCGTAGGAGTttgataggcctatatgcGTGTTGAAATGACATGCCATTCTACTAATATCTAGAAATTTAATTTGACATATTATTGTTCCTCGTTTAGGTGCTAAGGCTATCACGGTACCCGGAGTTATCATGGGTTACTACGAGGCTCATCAGAAATTCGGCAAGATGCCCTGGAAGGATTTGTTTCAACCGGCCATTAAACTAGCGAGATTCGGATTTCCATTAACGAGGGCGGTGTACATGTCAGCAATGGCTTATCCAGACGTAGTCAATAAATCGCCTGCGCTGAAGTAAGTACCACGAGAAAGTGGACAACCAAAACTTTCCCGttgattatttcgatgaatcGATCAGAACACTTCCCGTTTAACGTGTATCAGTTAGTTTCGCGTGGCGTGCTCAGTGGCTTTCATTCGGTTGTGTTGGTTATTTTGGTCAACTTTAATTACAGGGAAATGCTTTTTAACGGAACATCGCAGTTTCCGATTGGAACGGAGCtgaaaaacgagaaacttgctCAGACCTTGGATAAAATTGCCACTTCAGGTCCCACGACATTCTACGATGGCCCGTTGTCTGGTGATATTGTTAACGAGATACAGAAAGCAGGTGATGATGCGCTGTAGACGATGTAACAATTCGCTTAAAGATTGACCTAGATTTGCAACTGAAAAtacagggcccagttttatagactggtattaactttaacccgggggctaacgggttaaagataataccagtctgtaAAACCGGTCCCAGggtttcattttctgtttctgaaAAAACACTATTTGGACCAATCATGTTCCAAATTttgcaaacattttttcaaatctttgtGTTTTTCAGGCGGAATTATCTCCTTAGAAGATCTGAAGGCGTACAAGGCTAAGTGGGTGACCTCCGCGTCACTCCGCCTGGGGGCGGATTTGATTGAAACTACACCGCCGCCATCTGGTGGCGTCTTAGTACAATACATCCTTAACATTTTGAACGGTATTATTTGGATAAAATTCACGAATTTAGGTCTTAAGTAAAATTTTCAATCGACCATGCTCGCATTCCGAAATCTGTAATGAATTTTCAGCTTGACCTTGACCCTGcagttaaatttgaatcgaaatTTTTACTTCAAATACTCACAACTTGATAGTCATCTAATGATCATGTTGTCAGGTTCAAGATCAGGCCattgaatatcttttttacGATTAGAAAAAAGCAAAGAATTGTTTGAAAATCTAGATGAATGCTTTGGTTTGAATGTTTTGTCCTTGTGTGAGAAACCCTGACAATTTTCACGAAATGATGTTCTAGCGTATTATCTGTTTACAGGATATGGAATGAATGCGAGCAGCGTGGCCACTACAGCCGACAAAACACTGACCTATCACAGAATGGTCGAAGCCATGAAACTAGCGTTTGGGAATCGCGTCAAAATAGCCGACCCTGAATCCGTCACCTATGTAAGATACAAGACATGTAGGCTACTTTTAGTAAAATGTAgtaaaattttcaataataactaTTAGGGACCAGGTTCAGAGTCAAAACTTAAGAAACATTAAGTCCAGGCTAAGCttattttgatgttttgaatctatttgaagtattttagactggtcttattaTTCAAGGCAATTATAGACTTTTTTCCTTTGGAACTGGGTCGAATGTTTTCTAACAAATCTTAAAAGATGTTTAATCGTTAAAACATCTTCACCTGGATAGTCTtgaatctgtttttttttttaaatttcatgcAGGCCTACGCTAATATGCTGATAGCAGACACTGGAAGTGAAATGCGAAAGAAAATAAGTGATACTAAGGCGAAGAACGACACGGCCGAATCAGAAACGGGTGCATTACGAGGCGAATCGTCACACCTTTCGCTGATCGCGCCAAACGGAGATGCCGTTTCTATGACAACATCGTTAGACATGGTGTAAGGAACTAATTTATCGTTATTGTTTACGAGATTGACTGAAACACATATTACGAAGCTGTCGCAATATTCATTCGAAAACAATCATcctaaaacgaaaaaaaaaacgaaaaccaATCAGCATTGTTCTGAATCTCGTGATGAcctaatcatatttttttttgttagattTGGTTCACAAGTATGTGGAGACACAACTGGTATTTTGTACAACGATGCAATGGTGTCGTTTATGCCCGATAGCGTCAATGCACCGGGCACTTCCAACAATAAGGTCGCCCCGAACAAGCAACCGTACACACCGATGTCGCCGATAATCGTGGTTTCGAACAACGCCGCAAAAATCGTCGTCGGTGGAGGCGGCGGCGCAAGAGCCACTTCTGCTTTGTCCACCGTGCGTGTAACAACAATCTTAAGGCGAATTCATCCCGTCAaatcaactgattttaactaaaAGCGCATTCGATCCTAGTATTATCAAATTGGATTTAgtctaatttttcaattcaacgcggcggaaaattcaaattgattcaTCAAATCACGGAATCACCTCCGGAAGTGATTTGATGCGGTctgattcaagatggccgactcaCAATTTCTCACAGGAGAGTTTCCGTTATTTTGTTAGCAGCGAACATGCTCATTGCTGTGTGTAGATAAGATCACGTGGAATCATAAACTGAACATTTTAGAGCCAATCATCAGTGTTATGAAACCTCCCTATCCAAGCTCAACCTACCTTTTTGAAAAACTGATCAAAATggtcaaaatttcaaatgaaactgAAGCTCATCTGAGAGAATGATATATATGTCAAAGACCATTGGCAGTATTTTCTTGTCCGTGGCTTTGGACGAATCGTCTAATTGATCCTATTGTGCTAATTCTATTTGATTAGATGACACGTGACTAggaaattcaaatctgatttgaCGGAATAAATTTGCCTTTTGATTAACTCGATATTCGATTCATTTGTTAGTTTTCGAAATTGTTTAATTTCTTTTGATTTGTAGATCTTAGCCCGTGCGCTTTGGTTCGGCGACAGTCCGAAGTATGCCGTGGACGCGAAAAGACTACACAATCAAAAAGAACCGAATGATCTATTTTACGAGGAAGGATTTGATAAGGTATATATTAATTTCATTCGAGAGTAGTAGCTAATTGTATTGAGCCACGAACGCGCTCTTCCGTGACCAAGGAACTCGTGCCCCCGTCGCAATTTTTGTCTGCAGCACAAGATCTAAATCATATCCTCTGAAATGTCCCGTAAGAGCCTAGAAAGTTCATGAAAATgacatttctaaattttctaGACCCTTGTTTTGGCTGCGTGGACTTGTTTGGACTTTTTCAGTTTATATTTCCATTTCTTCGTGCTCCTGTCAAAGTCtgcctctggatccgcccctgattcATTAGAAACGTTATGATAAACTACAATATATACTGATAAAACCTATGATGCAGTCGTTCCCTGTTTAGTTTTACCTATGCAAGTTACCTTGTATATATCATACTCTGGTGACTTAAAAAGCCCGAATGGGATCTCGTTATGAAAATAGGCTTCACCGTACATATTGTGTCCAAGTCACAATGATGAATTAAGTTGACGAGTATTTCTAAACTAATAATGGTTATATTTGTTGAAGGCCGTGCTGGATGGTTTGAAAAAACTGGGCCACGAAACAAAAGACGACGAAGATTTGCCCGGTAAACCCGCCAACATACAAATGATCATGACTTGGCAAAAGAAGATACTGGCGTATGGCGATCAAAACTACGGAACCTGCCCGAGCGGTTATTGAGACAAAAACAGTAactttcgaaataatcaaattgaaGAACGATTCAACAGGAAAGAACAGTGGTTGAACGATTACTAATACCATGACACAGCGTGTGTAATCATTATTACTTAAACAAGACAGcaagaatattttattcatgttttGATACATGTAAAAATCGTATCTATAGGTAATCAATATATTCTCCttgcaatttgtaatcatgtttttatatattatgagaataaaaacgaaattttttttttgagaaACATAGGCTATATATCGGCATGTTTTTAGAATTAACCGCTTGCGCTTAGGACAGGCCCGTGGGAGTAACGAACGAGTCCCCTAAGATTTTCAAAGCGCCCTTCAAAAGTCAGTGTCAACGAAAATTTGGGtcaagatttttcaaaatttggaaaaatatttcatgtttttttttggaaaatgatgAGTTATTACACTAACACGTTCTTGGATGTAAGCTCACTTATATACATAGGGTCGTGATGGCGGCACATTCAAAGTTCAACATATTGTTATGTAGCTATTCTTGACGCACCTTCCCGAGTGCAAATCGTTAGGCTACGGGCAAGAATAAAAAAGGCATTATTACAACGAAGATTATAACAAACGTGATCAGATGAATCATTTTATTGCTGTACTCAATTGAAATGTAAATGATGAAAATCCCTTAGTTTGAAAATCACATTATCATTTCTTTCGACGCCCAGTAGCGCCCATATAACCGTTGTGATAAATTGGTGGGCGATTCGGGAGATTGTAGTATATCGGAAGTGGTGGTGGATACCAGTGTTCCGGTGGTATGCCCCACGGTGGAAACCAGTAGTATTGACGAGCCGCATTACCGAATTGACCATGTTTAGGTTGAGATAATTCTTTGCTTTGAGTCTGCGAAGGTTGTGCGGTCGTTTTTTTAATCCCGCTTGACTTCTGGCCATTGGTTGAGGCCGCCTGAGGTTtggtttgttttttaatgacgTCACTGGCAGACGACGTTGTCGCAGTACTCggtttatttttctttgtCGTTTTAGACTTTTTGTCGCCCGctggttttttatttttattcacTGTTTCTACGGGCAGCTGAATCACTAACGGCTGCTCGCCAGCGTACATAAGATCGGCAATCGACGGCATATCAATACCCATAGCTGGatggaaaaaaaacaaagaggCACCTGAGCAAAGCGAAGCAGATTCGAATAAATCAACAGAATCCTGTCACACTTGCAAGGAAGATTTGACATTTTGATTAAAACCAGTGTCAGATTAAACTTTTCGCTCGCTTATGAAATTACATGATTTTTTAGACTGCGGATATCGTCTGCACTTGCACATCTTTGCACTCAAAGCACCGAGAGGTGCAGTGACCTGTACAGCCCATAAGACAATCACCGTTACCTTCATTTGactataggcctacttaatTTTTCTTTGCTGTCAATGTAGATTtaagttaaatgaaaaataaattattatcatctTAACGATAAAACACTTACGGACGCACTGGCAAATTCGGCAGCCGTTTTTGTCACGTACGAGTTCACAAGTGTTCGCCATCACCGTCACACACAACGGGTCATTACATTGGGTTTTAGGTTTTTTCTCCGCTCCCAGAACACGATCTAAAAATGACgtttagtaacagttatttaACATCTAATAAGACAGCAAAATATGTATTCTTTCCTTAGGATGTATACATACGTACGTCAATCTTTTTGATGATACAAACGTGGGGACTGAGCAAGGCCATAGGAACGTGTTGGGGATGGAGGGGGCACAGATAGATATATTGCCTTTTCTGATaataaatacaaacaaattTTCGTGCAAGAAATTTTTCTATCTCACAAGTTCAaagtccccccccccccccgtcaCATTATGATTACATAAATTCCAGAAAAATTTCTTTTGGTAGACCAAATATTGGCCCACCCTGCCTCTGTTCCTACGGCCATGCTGAGCGATAATTTCTAGCACTTAGTAGATTTTTTGCTCGCATATATACCAGCTTGATTTAAATGCCAGCTTAAAGCGGTTAAATAAAATCTAAGGGAGATAGCAGGTTAAATCTTTAACGCAATCTGGTATGACGCCTGCCACAGGTGTTCGTTTATAAATCGCGATCTTAAGCGTTAAGATTGCATCATTACTATTTGCATATGATAATCTTATTACATTCACTCACCGTAAAAGTTGAATACAATCCCATTTAGAATTAGTAAAATGAACACAGAAGAAACCGTCATTGTGAACTTTTAGTACTGTTAATACGCACGTAGCCAGTATACATGTAAGTCGTGTATCTCGAGATGGTGACGCGCGTGGGCGGCTAGAATATAATTTATCAACCGAAGAAAATGCACCTGTTGTCTTCACGACACGACTCTTGTCCCGTTCATTTGTCTTACAACAAAAAATTACTTTACGCGAACAAGTTGAGATTTGTTGTGAATCCCCTAGTCATTTCTCAGCCGCATTGGCGGTTATCTTTAAAAGAGAAGGTAGACTCGATCAGGGAAGTGTAATGAGACTCACTACACTTCCCTGGAtcgatgatgcttacaatgtTTACTGTTTATGTACTCTGTCTTGTAGGTGAATGTGGTGTGAATGGGTATAAATGTGAGTGTTTGGGTGACtggcaggggcggatccaagaGGAGGGTGCAGGGAGGAGGGATGTCAGGTTTTCCAGAAATTTTACGGCAAAATGAGATATATGAACGATGGGTATATACCtttaaattcataagcttTTCTCTGTTTTGttccaaaaatgaatttatttttccgaTTACACATGTAGCCCTTTTTGGGGGATGCAACCCTGCCTGAATCCGACGCTATGTTCGCCCCTGACTGGGCCTTTAAGGTCATAAGTTATCTTTTAATTTCACCAGTCGTTATTATTGTTAtcagtattattattattagaacTTATCCATGAATATCAATATGACTGGCAATAGACTGTGACCATATAAAGATGACTAAAATGATGTTCAACCCATCGTGCATAAACTCGGTGTGCTCATTTTCTTTGTAAAATATGGAGTAAATAAACTAGAAAACCCAGAAACTTTGTTAGTTCGACACGTACTCCTACAATTTCAGTAGAAAACTTCACATCAAAACGAATCAATTTGgggaaatataaaaaaatgttaCACAAATTGATAACCGTCAGTTTTCGAAACAATTCTATATTCACCAGGCTTCCCAAGTGTTATGGCTAAAAATCGACAAAACAAGCCCATTACTAATAAGGAAcaactatttatatattgataaaataaaacagcgaACGTATAACATTTActattgattaacaaattaacGTGGTTTTTCATCGCGTTTATATTAATTATTGCTCTTCGTCGGTTGTTTCGAGTTTCATGTAGTCTCTATGACTTTTCTGACGAGCGTCGTTCGATCGTTTGGAAAACCTATTGAACACGAAAATCCGCAGTTTGTAGCACGAAAATACGAGTAGATACGCCAGAGGCAACGCGACGTACACTCCTACCAAACACATGACGATCGGCTTCACCGGGTGATTCCAATCGAGAATGTCTTCGTAAATGATGTGCGTCTTTTCGTTAGTCCACCAGTAGAACAGCGTGAACAGGATATAAACGTGGCCGAATATGAACGGGTGTAGCATGTGACACACGCGAACTGGTATCGCGTTGACGGCGAGTTCCACGAAAACGACCATTGAGTTGGTTCCGTGTATGACAATATCCCTGAGGAAGTTGAAATCCGTTTTTCTTTTCGGAAAAAGAAACACGAAAAAGCCGATCGTAATCAACGGCGCCATCGGCGCGGCCATGACGAAAGTCCACCACGCGAATTTGTGCCTGTAGAATAGCTTATTTTTGGGATTAGGCGGATTTTGTTCGTTATCGGCGTTGTCTTCGGAAGCGGGATCGGCCGCCGACTCGACTCCGGCAAGCGGCAATTCGGAGGTCGGTCGAAGGAGCTCTTCGACGGCCAACGCGGCTGTTACGATCGAGAACATCGTCAGGAACGTATACCCGAATGCAGTCAACTGCGGCACGCTGACGGCATCGACTATAAACTTCGTCTGCAAGGCGTTGCCGATCATAACCATCATCCAGAAGCAAGTCTGAAATACGGCTAGACTGACTCTGTATGTTACGAATAGGTATTGCAGACATCCCCACTGTAAAATGCCAAGAACAATGAGATTAAGTCgggaagatacacaatatccatAATATACGAGAGAAATCCGACAATAATTCAGTCAAAGATGTAAAGTTCTTGAGTAAAATGTTTAGATATTTGAGCAACGTTTAGACtaatagccatcatcaggcgtacttcATCTTTGGatgaattattgtgggatttcccCTTTAACAAAGAgattatcattgaaatgtaaaaaaaaatatgggAACAATTTTGCTCGAaacttaggctaaaaaaattacGCCTTGTCCTAATCGGCAGGGTCGTTTTGTAAATCGCAATAGAATttttaatcagttcatttctacagcAGCGGGTCTGTTAATTCTAGCTTggtcacgatttaaaaaaaaaaacgcgaCGTACAGGGATGATAAGCGGCCAGCCGGGTCAACTtataagctcagcagaaattagagaaacaaggtatcaatttttttagccttgaAACTGTGCAACTTTGGAAGGTAACGGAGATTCCGTAGCAACTTGGTGTAAATCAATGCGATGCGACATCCTGGTACAACCTAGACAACACCACATTATCGCACCACAAGGGTTGCTTCAATCGTACTGCAGGTGATTCAATGTGACACCACAGCGCTTCTAATGTACTGGGGAAGCAACACTCGAGTTTCTAGCGAACCAATAAAAGAAGCAATATCAATATAGGTCCATCGGTAATTTTATAGTCTATACAAGCATAATAGCATTCTATCGATtagataaaatataaaatgaagaAACAAGCTGTTACGCTTTTCAGCGAGGttaatatagattttttagCGAGAATTGACGACATGTTTTGATTCCTAGAGTATGAAATTGGCCGTGGTAATAATATCGGAgaatgtaaagcgctctgagcagcctggctggatttagcgctatataagacacatattattattattatactaTCATTCCTGGAGCCTGGTTGGTTATTATCGGCGATGTCTTAACCATCATAACCTATTGATCGGTTGGAGTTTAGTCCGCACAATGTATATTGATCAGTCCGcttaatgaattttatttatctATCTACGTGATATATACTCATATTTTGGTTATGAAATCAGCTGCTTTTAGGTCTGTCGCTTCCACCCCATTGCGCCGAGACAGCTGGGTAATGCATCATTGTACATGTACGCTCAATtgtatgtatatgtgtgtatAGATCATTCGATAGacctattgaaaaaataaaacgccCAGAGTTGTAACGTGCTTTAATGCACAATATTTTATCCTGTTTCTAGTA is a window of Tubulanus polymorphus chromosome 2, tnTubPoly1.2, whole genome shotgun sequence DNA encoding:
- the LOC141899628 gene encoding glutathione hydrolase 1 proenzyme-like, giving the protein MESNWERNLNLPKPWRSCTKKQMIGLLVFMAVIIALWLGLILGVIMKLNKGEKRVEIKPPPPLPHCAGQAKIYNYAAVSSEVKHCSDIGRDFLATKYASAIDAAIATQLCVGVLNFQRSGIGGNMMMTYYSKKENKVYTLNAMGMAPGNVKNKTNFDGAKAITVPGVIMGYYEAHQKFGKMPWKDLFQPAIKLARFGFPLTRAVYMSAMAYPDVVNKSPALKEMLFNGTSQFPIGTELKNEKLAQTLDKIATSGPTTFYDGPLSGDIVNEIQKAGGIISLEDLKAYKAKWVTSASLRLGADLIETTPPPSGGVLVQYILNILNGYGMNASSVATTADKTLTYHRMVEAMKLAFGNRVKIADPESVTYAYANMLIADTGSEMRKKISDTKAKNDTAESETGALRGESSHLSLIAPNGDAVSMTTSLDMVFGSQVCGDTTGILYNDAMVSFMPDSVNAPGTSNNKVAPNKQPYTPMSPIIVVSNNAAKIVVGGGGGARATSALSTILARALWFGDSPKYAVDAKRLHNQKEPNDLFYEEGFDKAVLDGLKKLGHETKDDEDLPGKPANIQMIMTWQKKILAYGDQNYGTCPSGY
- the LOC141900427 gene encoding protein rolling stone-like, which codes for MDCVKPEFDRNRLGFSYPNVANFTKSQWGCLQYLFVTYRVSLAVFQTCFWMMVMIGNALQTKFIVDAVSVPQLTAFGYTFLTMFSIVTAALAVEELLRPTSELPLAGVESAADPASEDNADNEQNPPNPKNKLFYRHKFAWWTFVMAAPMAPLITIGFFVFLFPKRKTDFNFLRDIVIHGTNSMVVFVELAVNAIPVRVCHMLHPFIFGHVYILFTLFYWWTNEKTHIIYEDILDWNHPVKPIVMCLVGVYVALPLAYLLVFSCYKLRIFVFNRFSKRSNDARQKSHRDYMKLETTDEEQ